The following are encoded together in the Oreochromis niloticus isolate F11D_XX linkage group LG12, O_niloticus_UMD_NMBU, whole genome shotgun sequence genome:
- the si:dkey-91m11.5 gene encoding breakpoint cluster region protein isoform X3, whose translation MPEIKSESNPKEEEIMDQAEGRLEEEGDATLRKPTSTGARLWERVRSSLIRPKLDPQTLQSKDWQRTVIAMNGIEVKLSMKFTGREFSLKRMPSRKQSGVFGVKINVVTKRERSKVPLIVRQCVEEIERRGMDEVGIYRVSGVATDIQALKAAFDSNNKDVALMMREMDVNAIAGTLKLYFRELPEPLFTDELYPNFAGGIALSDSVAKESCMVNLLLSLPEPNLLTFLFLLDHLKRVAENESINKMSLHNIATVFGPTLLRPSEKDSKLSSSSQPISMNDCWSLEVMAQVQVLLYFLQLERIPTPDSKRQSLLFSTEV comes from the exons ATGCCAGAAATAAAGAGCGAGAGTAACCCAAAGGAAGAGGAGATCATGGATCAGGCAGAGGGTAGGCTTGAAGAAGAGGGAGACGCAACTCTAAGAAAACCCACGAGTACAGGGGCACGTCTGTGGGAAAGAGTCCGCAGCAGTCTGATCAGACCAAAG TTGGATCCACAGACGCTACAAAGTAAAGACTGGCAGAGGACAGTCATCGCCATGAATGGG ATTGAGGTGAAGCTTTCCATGAAGTTCACCGGCAGAGAGTTCAGTTTGAAGCGAATGCCTTCCCGGAAGCAGTCTGGCGTCTTTGGAGTGAAAATCAACGTAGTAACGAA GCGAGAACGCTCCAAGGTCCCGCTCATTGTCCGCCAGTGTGTAGAGGAGATTGAGCGACGGGGCATGGACGAAGTTGGGATTTACAGAGTATCTGGTGTCGCAACTGACATTCAGGCGCTGAAGGCTGCGTTTGATTCAA ACAACAAGGACGTGGCTCTCATGATGCGGGAGATGGACGTAAACGCCATCGCTGGAACACTGAAGCTGTATTTCCGTGAGCTGCCGGAGCCTCTTTTCACTGATGAGTTGTACCCAAACTTTGCTGGAGGCATTG CTCTATCTGACAGTGTGGCCAAGGAGAGCTGTATGGTCAACCTTCTGCTGTCCCTACCAGAGCCTAATCTGTTGACTTTTCTCTTCCTGCTTGACCACTTGAAAAG GGTGGCTGAAAACGAAAGCATCAATAAGATGTCTTTGCACAACATAGCCACCGTCTTTGGCCCCACTTTGCTCCGGCCATCTGAAAAAGACAGCAAACTCTCAAGCAGCTCGCAGCCAATCTCCATGAACGACTGCTGGTCCCTTGAGGTCATGGCTCAG GTCCAAGTCCTTCTCTACTTCCTTCAGCTTGAGAGGATTCCCACACCTGACAGCAAACGTCAGAGCCTTCTCTTCTCTACTGAAGTATAA